A region from the Alosa alosa isolate M-15738 ecotype Scorff River chromosome 7, AALO_Geno_1.1, whole genome shotgun sequence genome encodes:
- the cd7al gene encoding cd7 antigen-like, giving the protein MRPITTQSSQRDSLTSALVYTPIQFVFVVSVFYLHRYLDYKIDMMEWRLVVWLIVLPPALVNGEVVYLSQKRNGSIELACLSTTSGPFAFYLKREWLQPNKEVLFIHQGHDPTFGPDETDRSRIRVFENLRSGQVNVSISHLQGSDTDRYICEFVFPDVTDDRKEPGRDKFLLYVADHVEQPCSCSSYPVLLYTIAGAIGLLLLIILGLTVAYCGKARNGSKPQPAVPIYEEMAGLQSGNSKAFCDPGHFGESEYVKPRRENPYSSP; this is encoded by the exons ATGAGACCTATCACAACCCAGTCATCACAGCGAGACTCACTAACGTCTGCACTTGTGTATACCCCAATTCAGTTTGTTTTCGTTGTCAGTGTTTTCTACCTTCACAGATACTTGGACTACAAAATAGATATGATGGAATGGCGTCTAGTTGTTTGGCTAATTGTTTTACCTCCAGCTCTAG TAAATGGAGAAGTGGTGTACCTCAGCCAGAAACGCAATGGTTCTATTGAGCTTGCATGCTTGTCTACTACGAGCGGTCCTTTTGCCTTCTATCTGAAACGCGAGTGGCTGCAGCCCAACAAAGAAGTTCTGTTCATCCACCAAGGCCATGATCCCACTTTTGGTCCTGATGAAACCGACAGGAGTCGCATCCGTGTTTTTGAGAACCTCCGCTCTGGTCAGGTGAATGTGAGCATCTCTCACCTGCAGGGCTCTGACACTGATCGCTACATCTGCGAGTTCGTGTTTCCTGACGTTACCGATGACCGCAAGGAACCTGGCAGAGATAAGTTCCTCCTCTATGTTGCGGATCATG TTGAACAGCCTTGCAGCTGTTCCAGTTATCCAGTTCTCCTTTACACCATCGCTGGAGCTATTGGTCTTCtgctcctcatcatcctgggcCTCACAGTAGCATATTGT GGCAAGGCGCGCAACGGCAGCAAGCCACAGCCCGCCGTCCCCATCTATGAGGAGATGGCAGGCCTGCAGTCAGGAAACAGCAAAGCTTTCTGTGACCCGGGTCATTTTGGGGAGAGTGAGTATGTGAAGCCCCGCCGTGAGAACCCCTACTCCAGCCCTTAA